The following proteins are co-located in the Gordonia polyisoprenivorans genome:
- a CDS encoding pyridoxamine 5'-phosphate oxidase family protein, giving the protein MALSIEERQAFLAEPHIGALSIEAGADRAPLVVPIWYQYTPGGDLWFLTGADSRKMRLLDAAGRCSLMVERLDPSIRYVAVSGPVIDTAPGTRADLVEMAARYLPAEKVDGYVEFAAAEHGSQTRVTVRADQWVSADLGSV; this is encoded by the coding sequence ATGGCTCTGAGTATCGAAGAACGACAAGCATTTCTGGCCGAACCCCATATCGGGGCGCTGTCGATCGAGGCAGGCGCCGACCGTGCTCCGCTGGTGGTGCCGATCTGGTATCAATACACCCCCGGCGGCGACCTGTGGTTTCTGACCGGAGCCGATTCACGCAAGATGCGCCTGCTCGACGCCGCCGGACGGTGTTCGCTGATGGTCGAGCGTCTCGACCCGTCGATCCGGTATGTCGCGGTGTCCGGGCCGGTGATCGATACCGCGCCCGGTACGCGTGCCGACCTCGTGGAGATGGCTGCGCGATATCTGCCGGCCGAGAAGGTGGACGGCTATGTCGAGTTCGCCGCCGCCGAGCACGGTAGCCAGACCCGCGTGACCGTCCGGGCAGATCAGTGGGTCTCGGCGGACCTGGGTAGCGTCTGA
- a CDS encoding cysteine hydrolase family protein, translated as MAVTIPAAPAPIDLDLDHTALLIIDMQRDFLLPGGFGESLGNDVTLLQKVIPPLVDLLAAARRVGMPVIHTREGHEPDLSDCPLAKLRRGAPSKRIGDTGAFGRILIRGEYGHDIIDELAPAAGEVVIDKPGKGAFYATGLAETLEDRGITSLLVTGVTTEVCVHTTTREANDRGYECVVVSDCVGSYFPEFQRVGLEMITAQGGIFGWTAHSADVIAALGDPDTDNAAS; from the coding sequence ATGGCCGTGACCATCCCTGCCGCACCCGCCCCGATCGACCTCGATCTCGATCACACCGCACTGCTGATCATCGACATGCAACGCGACTTCCTGCTCCCCGGCGGTTTCGGGGAGTCTCTCGGCAACGACGTCACCTTGCTGCAGAAGGTGATCCCGCCGCTCGTCGACCTACTCGCCGCGGCACGTCGAGTGGGCATGCCCGTCATCCACACCCGAGAAGGACACGAACCCGATCTCTCCGATTGCCCGCTGGCCAAACTCCGACGTGGTGCACCGAGCAAACGCATCGGTGACACCGGGGCGTTCGGCCGGATTCTGATCAGGGGCGAGTACGGACACGACATCATCGACGAACTCGCTCCCGCCGCAGGCGAAGTGGTGATCGACAAACCGGGTAAGGGCGCCTTCTATGCCACCGGCCTCGCAGAGACCCTGGAGGATCGCGGCATCACCTCACTGCTCGTCACCGGGGTCACCACCGAGGTCTGCGTCCACACCACCACACGCGAGGCCAACGACCGCGGCTACGAGTGCGTCGTCGTGTCCGACTGTGTCGGTTCGTATTTCCCCGAATTCCAGCGTGTCGGCCTGGAGATGATCACCGCCCAGGGCGGCATCTTCGGGTGGACCGCCCACAGCGCCGACGTCATCGCCGCCCTGGGCGATCCCGACACCGACAACGCCGCTTCCTGA
- a CDS encoding GntR family transcriptional regulator, which yields MAGVDDAGPGRGLPESLVDVAARRIRDAILSGALAPGEKIVEENLCASLGFSRAPIREALRLLAQQGLVEHLPRRGARVAEWSPRDILQLFELRQLLERFAVESALPLADPQTQLAPVRGAIEQLETASDELEKDDAHRRFHAAVVGLAGNRQLDIALAPILLKLQLPMAVNLRAETADHGSHDGLRRHHDILAALEANDVEATVAALRDHGHLRYLDLVAALDDDAASA from the coding sequence ATGGCCGGGGTCGATGACGCAGGACCGGGGCGAGGGCTCCCGGAAAGCCTCGTCGACGTGGCCGCCCGGCGCATCCGCGACGCCATCTTGTCCGGGGCGTTGGCGCCGGGCGAGAAGATCGTCGAGGAGAATCTCTGCGCGAGTTTGGGTTTCAGCAGGGCGCCGATTCGGGAGGCGCTCCGCCTGCTCGCGCAGCAAGGCCTCGTCGAGCATCTGCCCCGCCGTGGCGCGCGGGTGGCCGAGTGGTCGCCGCGCGACATCCTGCAGCTGTTCGAACTACGTCAGTTGCTCGAGCGCTTCGCCGTCGAATCGGCATTGCCGCTGGCCGATCCGCAGACCCAGTTGGCGCCGGTTCGCGGGGCGATCGAGCAACTCGAGACCGCCTCCGACGAACTGGAGAAGGACGATGCCCACCGGCGATTTCATGCTGCCGTCGTGGGGCTTGCCGGCAACCGGCAGCTCGACATCGCCCTGGCGCCGATCCTGCTGAAGCTCCAGCTGCCGATGGCGGTCAATCTGCGCGCGGAGACCGCCGATCACGGTTCGCATGACGGGTTGCGTCGCCACCACGACATCCTCGCCGCACTCGAGGCCAACGACGTCGAGGCGACCGTGGCGGCGCTGCGCGATCACGGCCATCTGCGGTACCTCGACCTGGTGGCTGCACTCGACGACGACGCCGCATCCGCCTGA
- a CDS encoding TetR/AcrR family transcriptional regulator gives MTIRSSPRRRPVDRRRHLIEVAARAFSDGGYHAVRLDDIAVAADVSAPALYRHFPNKYALFAEATTVLADRLTAATSVIPVETDPRRELHALLTAIAATSIENRRTGGLYRWESRYLSGADAAHVRAVVIAQHRRIRSAILRSRTDLERDDADILAAAMTSVVASPATHRATLPAPQVQHLLCDAAMSLLDLDLLEPAASDPVPGPGLSPTGRREVILSESIALFAARGFHDVTIEEIGQAAGIPASGVYRHFTSKVAILEAAFWRASDRTTASIADALAASQTPADAVAHMVRRYIDLCCAAPELMTVYLSEAGHLDARTQTALRTQQRRNVEEWAAWVSRADPRVDAGRARFLVHAELAVVADLVRSSRPPIPARIDAIGRRILLAP, from the coding sequence GTGACCATCCGGAGTTCGCCCCGGCGGCGGCCGGTCGATCGCCGCAGACACCTGATCGAGGTGGCGGCGCGCGCGTTCAGCGACGGCGGGTATCACGCGGTCCGCCTCGACGACATCGCCGTGGCCGCCGACGTGTCCGCACCGGCGCTGTATCGGCACTTCCCCAACAAGTACGCCCTGTTCGCCGAGGCCACCACGGTGTTGGCCGACCGTCTCACCGCGGCCACCTCGGTCATCCCGGTCGAGACCGATCCACGCCGGGAGTTGCATGCGCTGTTGACGGCCATCGCGGCCACCTCGATCGAGAACCGGCGCACCGGCGGGCTCTATCGCTGGGAATCGCGGTATCTCAGCGGGGCCGACGCCGCGCACGTGCGTGCGGTGGTGATCGCACAGCATCGTCGTATTCGGTCGGCGATCCTGCGCTCGCGCACCGACCTCGAGCGCGACGACGCCGACATCCTCGCCGCCGCGATGACCAGCGTCGTGGCCAGCCCCGCCACTCATCGGGCCACCCTGCCGGCACCGCAGGTGCAGCATCTGCTGTGCGACGCGGCGATGAGCCTGCTCGACCTCGATCTCCTCGAACCCGCCGCGTCGGATCCCGTTCCCGGACCAGGACTGTCGCCGACGGGCAGACGCGAGGTCATCCTGTCCGAATCGATCGCCCTGTTCGCCGCGCGCGGCTTCCACGATGTGACGATCGAGGAGATCGGACAGGCCGCGGGCATCCCGGCCTCCGGGGTCTACCGGCATTTCACCAGCAAGGTGGCGATCCTGGAGGCAGCGTTCTGGCGAGCATCCGACCGCACCACCGCCAGTATCGCCGACGCCCTCGCCGCGTCGCAGACACCCGCCGACGCGGTGGCGCATATGGTGCGACGCTACATCGACCTCTGTTGCGCTGCACCGGAATTGATGACCGTCTACCTGTCCGAGGCCGGCCATCTCGACGCCCGTACCCAAACCGCGCTGCGCACCCAGCAACGACGCAACGTGGAGGAGTGGGCAGCCTGGGTGAGTCGGGCGGACCCCCGGGTCGACGCGGGCCGCGCACGATTCCTGGTCCATGCCGAACTGGCGGTGGTCGCCGATCTGGTACGCAGCTCCCGACCACCCATACCGGCGCGCATCGACGCGATCGGCCGACGAATCCTGCTGGCCCCGTGA
- a CDS encoding allophanate hydrolase — MNIASEVRGPYGGPSIAEILDSHISGGGSPTRTARRVADAIAARGDDGTWISTVACDDLVRAAADLEARPGARALPLYGVPFGVKDSIDVAGVPTTLSCPDYAYTPDTTAPAVQRLLDAGALYVGKTNLDQFATGLNGTRTPYTVPRSVFGNEMISGGSSSGSALAVALGEVPFAVATDTAGSGRVPAALNGIVGYKPSRGLISAVGLVPACKSLDCITVMAGGIDDVDRVMAVMTGRDDADPWSRSPGPDHRGGLTVGLQPMSQLEFFGDDALREAHQAFRERLAHMHFPVPVTIEEISLEPFLAAGELLYAGPWVAERLVVFGDFLADHPDSIHPVVREILEGAIEYTAVDAFAAMQRLAELRAEVSRVWDGIDVVVVPTIGRTFTVEEVLAQPLATNTMLGHYTHFGNLLDLTGVAVPQGLTADGRPHSAMVLGNALHDDAVLQMAANLLDEPRHHPEQQHPELHHPGHRHPEHRHPADSDSDALTPRP; from the coding sequence ATGAACATTGCAAGCGAAGTCCGCGGGCCATACGGAGGCCCATCCATCGCCGAGATCCTCGACAGCCACATCAGCGGCGGCGGATCGCCGACACGGACCGCCCGGCGGGTGGCCGACGCCATCGCCGCCCGCGGAGACGACGGAACCTGGATCTCGACGGTCGCCTGCGATGACCTCGTGCGCGCCGCCGCCGACCTCGAGGCACGCCCCGGCGCCCGCGCGCTGCCCCTCTACGGGGTCCCGTTCGGGGTCAAGGACAGCATCGACGTCGCCGGGGTGCCGACGACACTGTCGTGCCCCGACTACGCCTACACACCCGACACCACCGCGCCTGCGGTGCAACGCCTGCTCGATGCCGGCGCCCTCTACGTCGGCAAGACCAATCTCGATCAGTTCGCCACCGGACTCAACGGCACGCGTACCCCGTATACGGTGCCGCGCAGCGTCTTCGGCAACGAGATGATCTCGGGCGGCTCGAGTTCCGGTTCCGCCCTCGCGGTGGCGCTCGGCGAGGTTCCGTTCGCGGTGGCGACGGACACCGCGGGCAGCGGTCGGGTGCCGGCGGCGCTCAACGGGATCGTCGGGTACAAGCCCTCGCGGGGATTGATCAGCGCGGTCGGACTCGTTCCGGCGTGTAAGTCGTTGGACTGCATCACCGTGATGGCCGGCGGCATCGACGACGTCGACCGCGTGATGGCGGTGATGACGGGCCGCGACGACGCCGACCCGTGGTCCCGCTCGCCCGGGCCGGACCACCGCGGTGGCCTCACCGTCGGGCTGCAGCCGATGTCGCAGCTGGAGTTCTTCGGCGACGACGCCCTGCGCGAGGCTCACCAGGCTTTCCGGGAACGACTCGCGCACATGCACTTCCCGGTTCCCGTCACCATAGAGGAAATCTCTCTCGAACCGTTCCTGGCCGCGGGCGAATTGCTCTACGCGGGTCCATGGGTCGCCGAACGACTCGTCGTCTTCGGAGACTTCCTCGCCGACCATCCCGACTCGATCCATCCGGTAGTCCGCGAAATCCTCGAGGGCGCAATCGAGTACACCGCGGTCGATGCCTTCGCCGCGATGCAGCGACTCGCCGAACTGCGCGCCGAGGTCAGCCGGGTCTGGGACGGGATCGACGTCGTCGTCGTACCCACGATCGGCCGCACCTTCACCGTCGAGGAGGTACTCGCCCAACCCCTGGCGACCAACACCATGCTCGGCCATTACACCCACTTCGGCAATCTCCTCGACCTCACCGGAGTGGCTGTCCCACAAGGACTCACCGCCGACGGCCGACCGCACAGCGCCATGGTGCTCGGCAACGCCCTGCACGACGACGCGGTGTTGCAGATGGCGGCGAATCTCCTCGACGAGCCGCGTCATCACCCCGAGCAACAGCACCCCGAGCTCCATCATCCCGGGCATCGGCACCCCGAGCATCGGCACCCGGCCGACTCCGACTCGGACGCACTCACACCCAGGCCGTAA
- the fadD5 gene encoding fatty-acid--CoA ligase FadD5, giving the protein MTATIDNTADLTTEPLRSRRNHWNNQVRRHAFMNPDGPALKFLGNLTTWKQLDERTRGFAAALSRRGVGFGDRILLVLLNRSEYVEAVMGANLIGAIPVPVNVRMSPAEIAFLVSDSGAKIIVTESLLAPLADAVSASTGAIDATIVVGDTDNPAHLRFEDLVAEDSSDLPEIDVPEESVALIMYTSGTTGKPKGAMLTHQNLQAQAVTCLQALSTRPDDVGSCVAPMFHIAGLGAMAPLIYMGALSVIHPLGAFDPDDMLDTLEREGTTSIFLVPAQWQAVCAAQQARPRDLKLRVISWGAAPASDTVLRAMNETFPDALNVAVFGQTEMSPITCVLEGKDALRKIGSIGKVVPAVTARVVDPEMNDVAPGEVGEIVYRGPNMMIGYWQNPQGTADAFHGGWFHSGDLVRQDDEGFLYVVDRAKDMIISGGENIYCAEVENVLFGHEKIAEAAVIGRAHEKWGEVPVAVVVLAEGVDDLTLDDLEPYLNENLARFKHPKDLVIVDELPRNAGGKVVKPSLRSTYGSKDAGLAN; this is encoded by the coding sequence ATGACCGCCACGATCGACAACACCGCCGACCTCACCACCGAACCACTCCGGTCTCGTCGTAACCATTGGAACAACCAGGTCCGCCGGCATGCGTTCATGAATCCCGACGGGCCGGCCCTGAAGTTCCTGGGCAACCTCACCACGTGGAAGCAACTCGACGAACGCACGCGCGGGTTCGCCGCCGCACTGAGCCGACGCGGCGTGGGTTTCGGCGACCGCATCCTGCTGGTGCTGCTGAACCGCTCCGAGTACGTCGAGGCCGTGATGGGCGCCAACCTGATCGGGGCCATCCCGGTGCCGGTCAACGTCCGGATGAGTCCGGCGGAGATCGCGTTCCTGGTCAGCGATTCCGGTGCCAAGATCATCGTCACCGAGTCCCTTCTCGCGCCGCTGGCCGACGCGGTGAGTGCCTCGACCGGGGCGATCGACGCGACGATCGTCGTCGGTGACACCGACAACCCCGCGCACCTGAGGTTCGAGGACCTCGTTGCCGAGGATTCGTCGGATCTCCCCGAGATCGACGTGCCGGAGGAGTCGGTCGCACTGATCATGTACACCTCGGGTACCACCGGAAAGCCCAAGGGCGCCATGCTCACCCACCAGAACCTGCAGGCCCAGGCCGTCACCTGTCTGCAGGCGCTGAGTACCCGACCCGACGACGTGGGCTCGTGTGTGGCGCCGATGTTCCACATCGCCGGACTCGGCGCGATGGCGCCGCTGATCTACATGGGTGCGTTGTCGGTGATCCACCCGCTCGGAGCCTTCGACCCCGATGACATGCTCGACACCCTTGAACGGGAGGGCACCACCTCGATCTTCCTGGTTCCCGCGCAATGGCAGGCGGTGTGCGCCGCGCAGCAGGCCCGGCCCCGCGATCTCAAGCTGCGGGTCATCAGCTGGGGTGCGGCCCCGGCGTCGGACACGGTGCTGCGCGCGATGAACGAGACCTTCCCGGACGCGCTGAACGTCGCGGTGTTCGGCCAGACAGAGATGTCGCCGATCACCTGTGTCCTCGAGGGCAAGGATGCCCTGCGCAAGATCGGTTCGATCGGCAAGGTGGTGCCGGCCGTCACCGCCCGCGTCGTCGACCCGGAGATGAACGACGTCGCCCCCGGCGAGGTCGGTGAGATCGTCTATCGCGGTCCCAACATGATGATCGGCTACTGGCAGAACCCGCAGGGCACCGCAGATGCCTTCCACGGTGGCTGGTTCCATTCCGGAGACCTCGTCCGCCAGGACGACGAGGGCTTCCTCTACGTCGTGGACCGCGCCAAGGACATGATCATCTCCGGCGGAGAGAACATCTACTGCGCCGAGGTCGAGAACGTGCTGTTCGGCCACGAGAAGATCGCCGAGGCGGCGGTCATCGGTCGCGCACACGAGAAGTGGGGCGAGGTGCCGGTGGCCGTCGTCGTGCTCGCCGAGGGCGTCGACGATCTGACCCTCGACGACCTCGAGCCGTACCTCAACGAGAACCTGGCCCGATTCAAGCACCCCAAGGATCTCGTCATCGTCGACGAATTGCCGCGCAACGCCGGCGGCAAGGTCGTCAAGCCGTCGCTGCGATCGACCTACGGCAGCAAGGACGCCGGTCTGGCGAACTGA
- a CDS encoding GntR family transcriptional regulator, whose amino-acid sequence MKSSATSSAQPSASERPGGRAGGADDRARLRRRPQLSEEVAAHLRHLIMTADFRPGEYIRLDETAERLGVSVTPVREALLTLRGEGMVSLEPHRGYRVSDLDRIDVDDLFWLQGEIAVKLALRTAAVITSEELADLEWCNQKLRSTVASGDTAAIIDAEFEFHRRHNVIAAGKKLAWFLLSAARYTPTQLYASDPEWGEVAVDSHDRLIAAYRAGDRDEVITQTRRQFDDGAERLVKHLEQNGIWDDVDS is encoded by the coding sequence ATGAAATCCAGCGCGACATCATCGGCACAGCCCTCGGCGTCCGAGCGTCCGGGTGGTCGCGCGGGCGGCGCCGACGACCGCGCCCGCCTGCGTCGACGACCGCAGCTGTCCGAGGAGGTCGCCGCGCACCTGCGGCATCTGATCATGACCGCGGACTTCCGGCCCGGTGAGTACATCCGCCTCGACGAGACCGCCGAGCGGCTCGGGGTGAGCGTCACCCCTGTCCGGGAAGCCCTGCTCACGCTGCGTGGTGAGGGAATGGTCAGCCTCGAGCCCCACCGCGGGTACCGGGTCTCCGATCTCGACCGCATCGACGTCGACGACCTCTTCTGGCTACAGGGTGAGATCGCGGTGAAGCTCGCCCTGCGCACCGCCGCGGTGATCACCTCCGAGGAACTCGCCGACCTCGAATGGTGCAACCAGAAGTTGCGCTCGACCGTGGCCTCCGGCGACACAGCGGCCATCATCGACGCGGAATTCGAGTTCCACCGGCGCCACAACGTGATCGCGGCCGGCAAGAAACTCGCCTGGTTCCTGCTCTCGGCGGCGCGCTACACCCCCACCCAGCTGTACGCCTCCGACCCGGAATGGGGCGAGGTCGCCGTGGACAGTCACGACCGACTGATCGCGGCCTACCGAGCAGGCGATCGCGACGAGGTGATCACACAGACTCGCCGCCAATTCGACGACGGCGCCGAGCGACTGGTGAAACACCTTGAGCAGAACGGCATCTGGGACGACGTCGACAGCTGA
- a CDS encoding enoyl-CoA hydratase-related protein, whose amino-acid sequence MSENTTIDQVAGGAQEAPGVIESLDDRGVARLTISRPERMNALDTEANRRIVEALTKWSADESVRVVVLDGAGGSFSTGADVTSIAHGGALEGLGREQAHGIIASGSDLARALRAVPVPVIASVDGAAAGIGASLALGADLIYATARSYFLLAFINIGLMPDGGASMLVAAAVGRARANAMALLGEKLRAPAAYDAGLVTEVLEDRAALDAKVAAAVDKLAGLSPSAVRLTKAALDAHTMPGFEPAIERELDGQTELLQSPEFRAALAAFTGRRG is encoded by the coding sequence GTGAGCGAGAACACGACTATCGACCAGGTCGCAGGCGGGGCGCAGGAGGCCCCCGGCGTGATCGAGTCGCTCGACGACAGGGGAGTCGCGCGGCTGACGATCTCACGACCCGAGCGGATGAACGCCCTCGATACCGAGGCCAACCGACGCATTGTCGAGGCGCTGACGAAGTGGAGCGCCGACGAGTCGGTTCGCGTGGTCGTGCTCGACGGCGCGGGAGGCAGTTTCAGCACCGGTGCCGATGTCACCTCCATCGCTCACGGGGGTGCCCTCGAAGGACTCGGTCGCGAGCAGGCGCACGGGATCATCGCCTCCGGCTCGGATCTGGCCCGCGCATTGCGTGCGGTACCCGTGCCGGTCATTGCTTCGGTCGATGGGGCCGCGGCGGGAATCGGTGCCTCGCTGGCCCTGGGCGCCGACCTGATCTATGCCACCGCCCGGTCGTACTTCCTGCTCGCCTTCATCAACATCGGCCTGATGCCCGACGGTGGGGCCTCGATGCTGGTGGCCGCCGCGGTCGGTCGGGCGCGCGCCAATGCGATGGCGCTGCTCGGCGAAAAGCTCCGGGCGCCTGCGGCATACGACGCCGGGCTGGTTACCGAGGTACTCGAGGACCGCGCGGCACTCGACGCGAAGGTCGCCGCAGCGGTCGACAAACTCGCGGGTCTGTCGCCCTCGGCGGTGCGTCTGACCAAGGCGGCCCTCGACGCGCACACGATGCCCGGCTTCGAGCCCGCGATCGAGCGCGAACTCGACGGGCAGACCGAGTTGCTCCAGTCGCCGGAGTTCCGCGCGGCGCTCGCCGCCTTCACCGGGCGACGAGGCTGA